The following DNA comes from Bos indicus isolate NIAB-ARS_2022 breed Sahiwal x Tharparkar chromosome 3, NIAB-ARS_B.indTharparkar_mat_pri_1.0, whole genome shotgun sequence.
CTGCAGACAATTCACAGATATTGTCCCCCacgccccagcccccaccacaaCCAAACCCCATCCTTTCTCCTAAACTTACAGTACTGTGTTTCAGATTGCCTGTGGAAGGGGCCATCTTTCCTCAAACTCAGGATATCCCAAACTGCATTCACTCCCTCCATCCTGCTCCACAGGGTTATCCAGCTTGCCAGCCTGGCTGTCAGTTCTGGTCCCAtcccctcttctcccttcttGCTCCATTGCCCTAGGTTAGGCCCTCACCGTGTCACACCTGTGCCTCTGAGCTGGTCTCTTTGCTGgcctcccttcctctgccttcctcttgaTAATCTCACTGTCACCaggtttttctttgtaaataacaATGGGGATCATACCAACCCCTTAAAAATCTCCAGGGACATCTCAGTACAAACAAAActcctctttctttcattcaaaacACTTCATGATTTGGAGCCATCTACTTTTTAACCTAGCATATGAAGGCCTTTCATTCACTGGATCCTTTCACCAAATAGAACTGCTTCCAGTTCCCTGCTCCTGTCCTTTTCTTCCCTCCATCCACCCCTTTGTCCATGCTTTTTCCTCAGCTTGAACCATCTATGTTACTTCCACCTCACTTGCTGTGTCACCTTGAGAAAAAATCCTTCGCCCTTTCTGATTCCATCCTTTCCCCATCTGTTCAGCAGTGATCACAGTACTTGCCTTAGAGAACTGAACCATAAGAGCATATGGGAAGCAGCTGGCCCCATGCTTGCCAGGGAAAGTGTTGtattttctctctcccccttttggcCTTTCTCTCACATCTTCCAGATCTTGCTAACTCTCTTTCGTCCACCTTGATAACCTCCCCTGGTTTGTCCCCTCACCAAAagccttcccttttctctctccagaACTCTTCTAGCACATTTTATCACAGCCCTTTCCcccaaactgaatttttttttaaacctcagttcAGTGAACACTGAACAATACTCATAGGGTGTTGGCACTGGCTACCTACAACAGATCAGGCTTTGTCTCCCTGACCTCTCACGGGTTCAGGCAGCCCCCCAGTTCAGATAGTATGATGAGTGTTTGCATGCAGTCTCTCTCTTCTGCTGGCTGGATGTCCTTCCTTCAGCCAAGGTCCCAACCTTAGGCAGAGGACACCAGCGAGCTGACTGAGGCCCATGGACATGCAGAATCATTAACCGACAAGCCCTTCCCCTCATCTTCATTCCTCTGTCCTCAGGTTGCAGCCCTCCCCTCAGCTCCTCTGTGCGGATACAGTTAGAAAGTGCCCTTTGTCCCTTACaggtggggaagggagaagcTCGACATAGGCCCCGGGAGACTGCTTCCATTTCTACCTGCCACTCCTGTGGCCTCTCAGCCTCTGACCCTCAGTACCTGTTGTTCTCAGCCATTTCGCCTGTCGCCCCCATACCCTGTTCCCTCCACTGCTCCACCGGCTCCCTTGCAGGCGCATACAGATAATACCttttaccattttttctttttctgcttctttgatcCGGTTtccctttagatttttttttccccagaaacacATAAAACCACATGATCATGGAAATAAGAGTTGTTAGAGTTCAGTTCATACAGATGGTGGTTTTCAGACTgaacccttggagaaggtaaATCAGTAGTTTATCTTCTGGGGAGAGAGAATGGAGAAAGGCCCATGTGAGTGAGGTGTGAGTCAGAGAGGGTGGGGCCCAGGGGAAGTTGTCACCTCACTTCCCTTTAGTCAGGAAGGCTCCATGAATTTCAGGGGGAGTTTCAGCTGTTGGACTTGGTATTCTTCCCTACCCACATACACATCTGGCCTTTATCCTTATCAAGAACGACTTCCTGGACTCTTTCAGCTTCTCCAGTTTATCAGCCTGCCTCCAGTGGAGGTAGCGTCCCATGGACCCTCTTACCTCCAAGATCTTCCACCAGCTTCCCTGCAGGTTCTAAGTGGTCCCATTTCCTAGCAGTGCATTGACAGACTTACCcttcttttctgtatatttcagCCTGTAAGCTGTTTTCCTGAGCCAAAGTCTAAACCCTGTGTGTGCCGTATCTCATTGTCTTCTACACAGCACATAAACACGCTTAAGCCTCTTTCCATTAAAAACAACCCTTAGAGGAGCAGTGGATTACCCTGAGCCCAGCAAAATGGAGCTAGAGGCCATGAGTAGATATCCCCGTCCAGTGAACCCAGCTATCTTTCCCCGTATGACTGTGGTGCTGTTGGCCGCTGACATGTTCTTCACCTCCTGGTTCTTTGTTTATAAGGTCACCTCCACCAAGTACACTTGGCATATCGACAAAGAACTCCTCATCTCTTTGGTGGCCTCACTCTTCATGGGCTTTGGAGTCCTCTGCCTGCTGCTCTGGGTCAGTGTCTTATGTCTGAGCTCCCAAGGGTTTCAACCAAGGGTCCTCACTGAGTCCTTCCTTTGGTAAAttaatttttggtttttgtttctaCTATTGCTGGAAGTATCCTACCTGCTGCTCACAGTAAAGGCATATATgtgaaaaaacaaagtcaaaaccTTTAGAATCAATCTGGAGGTGAGAGTCAggcactgatatttttaaaactctccagATGATTCTGGTGTGCAGCCAGGGCTAAAAAAGATAAACAGCTAAATCCAGACTTTGTAGCAGGCCATACAGAGCTCTTCATGACTGACTCCTGCCGACGTTCCCCCCTTACCCATTCGCCCTCTGGACTGGAGACTCCCCAGAACTCCCCA
Coding sequences within:
- the LOC139182265 gene encoding dolichyl-diphosphooligosaccharide--protein glycosyltransferase subunit TMEM258-like encodes the protein MELEAMSRYPRPVNPAIFPRMTVVLLAADMFFTSWFFVYKVTSTKYTWHIDKELLISLVASLFMGFGVLCLLLWTVNIFQEPQCLGEAIWQVLYCCSTREAPPQSCIPLLMNTLFLPNRHLL